The genome window GATTGAAAAAAATTATTATTCCCTATATATTCAAATATTTTAACCAAAAAGATGGTTATTGCTATGAGTAAAGTTTCAAAATTAAAAAAAGTAGAACTGCCTGGAAAGACAAAGCAGTTGATCGTACTCGTATAATTAAGTATCAGAAAGCTGAGCTGAAACGTACTAAAAATGAACGAAATAAATACAAGTCTGAACTCCGGAAAAATAGACAAGAATTAGAACAAGAACGTAAAAAGAACACATTGTCGGTTAATAGTAAGGAGGAATTGATTTTTATTTCTTTACGCCTATTTTTGGTCGGACACGTTGGATTCAGAGCAATATCAAGAATGTTTGGCATTTTACAAGCATACCTTGGGATAACCAAAATACCGTGCCCTCAAACGATCATTAACTGGGTCACCAGATATTCACTATCAAAAATCTGGAACTATAAAGGGCTTTCTTCTGTTTCTTTTGATATGGATAAGATTGTAAATGGTGCTATTTGGATGATAGATACCTCAATAGCATTGGGAGCTGGTAAAATTCTTGCTATTTTGGAGCTTAGAACTGATCATTTTAAAAATCATGAAGGTGCTCCAACTCTTGAAAACATCAATTGTGTAGCAATTTCAGTGGCGAAATCATGGACTGGAGAATCCATTGCAAATTTTTTACAAAAGGTGATTCTCATCACCGGAAAACCTGCTGCATATTTGAAAGACGGAGGAATGGACCTCATGAAAGGTGTCAGACTCCTAAATGAAAGAGGATTTTCAAGTTTCTCCATTGATGATATTTCTCATGTTGTTGCCAATCTATTAAAAAAAGAATATACAAAACATCCTTCGTATGACTGTTTTATCTCTGCTTGCGGACAAGCCTCAAAAAAATTTAAGCAAACAGTACTTGCATTTTTTGCACCCCCAAAGGTTTCGACAAAAGCTCGATTCATGAATATTCATCGAATGGTGAAATGGGCTGAAATGGTTCTTAAGCACTCACCACGGGGGCGAGTTTCAAAGGACTCTGTAGTTTCAAAACTTAGGAATTATCTTGGTAAACTTCCTGAATATAAACAGTTTATCAAGCGATTTCTTCGTGATGCATCTCCTCTTTTAAAAAGCCAGGAAATTCTTAAAGCTCAAGGCTTGAATATGAAAACCTACAAAGAGTGCAAAGAACTTTTAAAAAATATCCCTCAAAGCTCTCAAGTACGTATCGGTTTTATTACCTGGATGGAAAAACAATTAATAGTCGCTGAATCATTGGGCATGGGCAATACTGGAATGCCTATTTGTTCTGATAATATTGAATCCCTGTTTGGACTTGGTAAAACACATGGTACAGGAGAAGTAAAAGATGCAAACCGAATTGCACTTCGTTTACCGGCTTTTTGCGGATCTGTGAATAGAGAATCCGTTCGGATGGCAATGGGCGTTACAGTAAAGGAACAACAGGAAGTTGAAAATAAGTTGTTGTCTTTAACTCGGCAGCGCCGAAAAATTTTACCAACCCCCGGAAGCCTTACAGATAGTTTGTCAACTGAGTTTGACTGTGGTTTAACTCTTCTACCGGTGCCAAAAAATGATGAAAAATCAAAAGATGTAACTGATATTACAGCAAATTTTGAACAATTAGGTGGGCCCGTAAATAAGTTTACAAAACAACCTTATGCGCCCAATAATGCTGAATATAATAACCGTGCCGCAGCTTAATAAGCATTTGTTTGACCACATTCAAATATAAATAATGGGTATTATCAACATGTTAATGCTTTGTTTATAAATGGAGCAAATTGACATACATAACTTATATTCTGAAGGGGGGGCCAAATCCTGAGCAAGCTAATTATGGGGATTTAGACACCCCAGATCAGGATATACTCATTTTACACCTTAAACAACTGTCCAGTTTTTGGGGAGTATTATAATTAAACGATGAGTATCAATATGCTAAAAAAAATAATAGAATTTTAGTAGTTGTAAGTGATAGTAAATATCAAACAATTAAGTCTTTTATTCTTGATAAGAAATCTCAGCAAAATTATATGCCTAAATTAAAAACAATTTTTTAAGGATCAAAAGCCCACACTTTTTAGATTTTGGTAGTAGGAATTGTATTTTCACTAGAAAAAGTTGATTGAAAATTAATACGCTGACAAGGGTGTCAAGCATATGTGGGTTTATGCTACTTTTATAAAACTTATTAGATCTTTGAAAGGTTGTTCATTGTTACTAATAATTTTTTTCCTTGATCCGGCAGTAGTGGATGTAGGAAATAAAAAAATGAGCTGTAAATTTAAAAACCATAACAATTGTGTCAACCAGACGCTTTACCCTACGCTTTGCTACGGGTAAAGCGCAGGTTACACCAAGTCGTTGTAAACTGGGGTGTCTAAATCCCCATAATTAGCTTGCTCAGGATTTGGCCCCCCCTTCAGAATATAAGTTATGTATGTCAATTTGCTCCATTTATAAACAAAGCATTAACATGTTGATAATACCCATTATTTATATTTGAATGTGGTTAAACAAATGCTTATTAAGCTGCGGCACGGTTATTATATTCGGCATTATTGGGCGCATAAGGTTGTTTTGTAAACTTATTTACGGGCCCACCTAATTGTTCAAAATTTGCTGTAATATCAGTTACATCTTTTGATTTTTCATCATTTTTTGGCACCGGTAGAAGAGTTAAACCACAGTCAAACTCAGTTGACAAACTATCTGTAAGGCTTCCGGGGGTTGGTAAAATTTTTCGGCGCTGCCGAGTTAAAGACAACAACTTATTTTCAACTTCCTGTTGTTCCTTTACTGTAACGCCCATTGCCATCCGAACGGATTCTCTATTCACAGATCCGCAAAAAGCCGGTAAACGAAGTGCAATTCGGTTTGCATCTTTTACTTCTCCTGTACCATGTGTTTTACCAAGTCCAAACAGGGATTCAATATTATCAGAACAAATAGGCATTCCAGTATTGCCCATGCCCAATGATTCAGCAACTATTAATTGTTTTTCCATCCAGGTAATAAAACCGATGTTAAGTTGCACATTATTCTGGCATTAATTTCCTAATTACAGACCTCGGAACGTACAAAGTGAATAGAAATGCGTAAAGCCTTATTATTCAGGTAGTTAGACTATTCTCCAGTAATTTATTGGACAAGCATAATGTTGGACATTCATATGTTTAACCTATTTTATTTTAACTATTTCTTTTATTTAATGTAAATTTATTTTGTAAAAAATATTTTTTTGTGATACCTTATTAAAAATTCACATTGCGTACACCACATTAAGGTATCAATTATGCAAAAACAACTATTTCCAGATATACCAAAGAAAAAAAACGATAACACCAAAATGATTGGCGCAAATTTGTCGTTGGTTTTTAACAGAAGAAATAAGCACATGATTACCCTTAAAAACCGCGATATCATTGTTAAAAAGGTTGATATTTCTGACAAGCCGGCAAAAAAAATATTTGTTGTTGATGCCGTTGAATTGGGTGCGAATAAATCTTTATTGGCTGGTGCCCTTAATATTAGCAGACAAACGATACACAATTACATTGAGAGCAAAAAAAAATTTGGGACAGAAGGCTTATTGGGTGGATATAATCCCAAAATGGGCAAAAATCTTGAACAACATCGCAAGAGCACGCAGCACAAACGCATACAGGGCACCAAGGCTGTCATTCTCGCTAAAGAGAGAAAAGCTAAACGATTAGAAAATCAAAAAAAACAGCAGGAGCTTGATTTTGAATTCGGCGAACAACTTGTTTCAAAAGACGAACAACCATTTAAGAGCCTTCATGATTGGAAATTCACTCGTTTTGCAGGGATATTCCCTTATCTAATTGTTTTAATTAGTACAAATCAATGGCTTAAGCTGATAATGGGTTATTTTGGTTCTGCCTATAAAATATTTTTAGTTTTCTTGTTGATGGTCGCCAATAATATCAAATCCATAGAACAACTGAAAAATATTAACCAGAAAGAAGCGGGGCTTATTTTGGGCCTCAATAAATTGCCTCCAAAAAGAGATGTTTGGCAATGGTTCTATGCAGCTTGTAATTTACGATTTTCCACATCTCTTTGTAAATTATTTTTTAAGCAACAGCTTTTAGGCGGATTGGTCAGTACCTGTATATGGTTTGCAGATGGGCATCTGCTTCCATACACAGGCAGACGAAAAATTCATCTTGCCTTTAATACACAGCGCAAAATGATGATGCCGGGACAAACAAATATAGTTACATGCGATGAAAGTGGTCGTATTGTTGATTTTCAGATTCAAGAAGGAAAAGGCGATCTTAAAACTCATATTGTCGAACTGAAAAAAAAATGGGCCAAGGAACTTACAGAGCCTCCCATCATGGTCTTTGACAGAGAAGGGTATGGCGCTCCATTTTTTAACTCTCTTATTGAAGATAAAATTCCCTTTGTTACTTGGGAAAAACACGTTGATTCAAAAAAACTCAAGGAGTTAGATGATGATTGTTTTAACGAATCCTTTGAGATGAACAACAAAAAATACCGCATTTTCGAGGGTGAAAAGACCTTCACCCTGGAGGAAAATGGTAAAACTAAAACCTTTGAACTCAGGAAAATTTATCTTTGGAATCAGACCAGCAACCGTCGGACATGCTGTCTTGCATGGGATGACGGCAGACCTATAACTACTCTTCAATGCGCACAAGCTATATTGAACCGCTGGGGTGCCTCTGAAAATACATTTAAACACCTCCATGACAGGCATCCTTTTCATTATCACCCCGGCTTTAAAACATTAGATAGCGATAAACAGCTTATAGCAAATCCTGCTATCAAATCCATTGAGAAAGAAATTAAGACCGTACGTAAAAAGCTTGATAAAAAGCATAAAAAAAATTCAAGGACTAAGGAAGTTTTAAACAAAGATGGCTCAAGGCGCGAAAACAGCTTGAAAGCCTGTTTAGAATCAGGAATAAGCCAGTTAGAGGCAGAGCTCACAAAGCTCCTCAATGAGAAAAAACAACTGCCTGAAAAGGTGGATGTTTCTACTCTTGAGGATTATAATTCCTTTAAGAAGATTGATAATGAAGGAAAAAATCTTTTTGATTTTGTTACAGCTTCATTATGGAATGCGCGTAAGGATATGACTGACTGGTTATTGTGTCATTACCCGAATGAAAATGAATATGTGGACTTGTTTTATGCCATCACTCAGTCTCATGGATGGATCAAATCTGAAGCAGACAGAGTGGTTGTCCGATTGGAGCCTCTTCAACAACCAAGCCGCCGAAAAGCGCAGGAACAATTTTGTAAAAGATTGAATGCATTAAGCGCCTATATTCCGATTGGAAAAATATTACAGATTGAAGTTGGTTCGTCACCTATTTAAAAGGAAAGTGTCCAAAAAATTATGCTTAAAAAGGGTGTTGCAAAGATTGCTATTATCGGTAGTTAAAACAAATAGTTACGCCATAATGGAAAAATGGGGTTTTTCTGGGTTAACTAATTGATTTTATTATCAAAGTTTTTTTACTTTGCAACACCCTTTTAAAATGCTATTTTTTTCCGAGGTCTGTTTATTTTGGATAGCAAAGAACAACTGCATTAAAATAAACCCCAATTTCATCAATTGCTTGAAAATTGATGCTTCCATTTTATGAGCATCCTGATTTCCTTCGTTGAGAACACCAAGCAATATTTGGTTGAACTTTTCTTTGCAACTATCCAAACATTGTTCAATCTCAGAAGAGTATTTTTTTGAGCAGCTACAGTGCCTTTGATAACATGTACCATTTTAATCCTCCAATGTTGATTAATTTATTAAAAAATTAATATGGCACGCACCGTATCGAATGTTTATAGCTATTTTATATCATTGCTTAATATTAACTTTAACGGTATGTTCAATTTTGGTTACACTCAATTTTGAGTTTTATTTTTCACTGTCTGTTTTGCTAACAGCCGTTGCCGGCATTTGCCGGTTATCGCTTTTGCCGGCGTTTCTTGTTGCTTTTTTGAACGTCAGCTTCGGTAAGCATTTTACAGGTTGCACTGTTTCGGTACTCGGCGACATCTCGCCTTGCTTTTTGCAGTTTTTTTGGTAAAGTCAGCATCGCATCAACAAACATTGTTGCAGAATGCCGCAAACAGCGGTGTGTTCGCCAACTTTGCATTATTTGCAAGCGTTTAATTATGCTTTCTCAAATCCGGTTGCTTTACAAAAAGCAGGTTGTCGCAACCAGGCAGGGGTTTACAACAAAACACTACTCGTGCCAAGATAAATCCGAATCGTTGGGATAAGACACAAGGTCTTTGAAACTCGATATTGTTACCAAGTGGGTGCTCGGGAAACGGTTTGTTTCCTTCATCTCTGCAGGGCTTGCTCTGGCATTGATGTTAAGATAGTCCCACCTGACTAAAGACTAACCAGCAGGTCAGTAGCGAAGTCCACAGGTAAACCCGGTAACGGGAGTCTGGAGCTGGACGGAGCAAGATTGCAGGCTCTGTATTGAGCCCCGAAAAATGTATGGTTGTGGTCATTGTGATAATCCTGCTTGCAGGAAAAAGCCGACGCTTTGGAGACAGCGGAAGGCAGCAGTCCTGAATATGCTAAGGCAAGTATTCAGGACACCACCGGGGTCTTAGACCAGGGCATGTACTCAAAGGGGTAGCTCGGGAACTTGGGAGACCCGGATGTTTCCTTGGGTAAAAAGAACGGTAACAGGAAATCCAGCGCAAGCGAAATCCCGGCGTTGCATAGGAATGTCCCGCCTTGCAACGAGTCTGCCATTGGCAGAAACACAAACATTAAAAGATGGGCGATACAAGGTATCAGGGGAGGATAGCGAAGAGCGAACGAACCTGAGATAAACATTCGGAAGTCTTAGCAGATCATAGTACCGATGATTAAGAATTGAACTATCTTGATCGGAAAGGTGGGGAAGTGATGCCCAAGCGACCCACTGCAGGGAAGGTGAAGCAGGGTATAACGTTTTTTTGGCAGGAATTATGGGAGATACACAGATGTCACAAACCATATCAACAAAAAGCCGAGAAATTGCAAGAACGGTCGCTTGCAATTCCAGACCGATAGAATGGGGACAACCACCGGTGTTAACAGGTGGGTCATCCCTTATCAAAATCGAGCTGCTTGCTCAAAGTAATCCTGAACTGGTATTTACATCAGTAGTCCATCGGATAGACTTTGATTTACTGAAACAATCCTTTCGTAAAATTCGGAAAAGCAAATCTGCAGGAGTGGACAAGGTTACGGCAAAGGAGTATGCCGAAAATCTTGATCAAAACCTCTATAATCTGTATGAACGACTGCGGAGAGGACAGTACGTTGCGTCTCCTGTAAAGCGTATCTGGATAGACAAGGAAGGAGGGAAAAAGCGTCCAATTGGCATACCTGTACTTGAGGATAAAATTGTCCAGAAAGCAGCAGCAGCCATATTGAATGTCATATTTGACAGGAATTTTTACAATTTTTCCCATGCATTCAGAAAAGGTCGGAGCCAACACATGGCAATCAAAGATTTACGTGAGCAATGCTTGAAGCAGAATATCAGCTGGATAGTAAGCGCAGATATTACAGGACTATTTGACAATATTAATCACGAGTTACTTAAAGACATGATACGTCGGAGAGTAAGTGACGGCGGAATGATTCGCCTGATAGGGAAGTGGTTGAATGCAGGCGTAATGGAGGAAGGCAACCTGACGTACTCTGAAACGGGCACTCCACAGGGAGGAGTAATTTCCCCTGTGCTCAGTAATATCTTTCTTCATTATGTTTTAGATGACTGGTACGTGAAAGAAGTGATCCCCCGGATGAAAGGGAGATGCTCCATCATACGCTGGGCGGATGATTTCATCCTCGGGTTCGAGTATGAAAAAGACGCATTGCGTGTCATGGATGTATTACCCAGGCGGTTCGAACAGTTCGAGCTGTCACTTCACCCGGAAAAGACAAAACTGATTCGATTTTCCAAACGCATTAGCGGAAAGGGAAACGGGACGTTTGATTTTTTAGGGTTTACATTTTACTGGTCAAAATCATTAAAAGGGTACATGGTAATAAAGAAAAAGACGGCAAGAAAGCGTTCAAGCCGTTTTATGAAGAGAATATGGATATGGTGCAAGGATAACCGTCATAAGCCAATGGCCGAGCAGTATGAGATTCTTTGCAGTAAACTGCGAGGTTTTTACCAGTACTTTGGAGTAATAAGTAACTACAAAGTGCTGGAAGTTGTGTTTGAATATACTGAGAAAGCATGGCGTCGATGGTTAAGCCGAAGAAGTCACAAGGGCGAAGTAATGTTCGAGGACTTGCGCACAACATACCCACTGCCATTACCCAGAATAGTCCATAATATTTGATGCCGTAAGGGCTGCAAAGTTATACGCCAAACGGGGTGTCGCCTGTTTGGTTGATAATCCGGTAAAAAGGATTTGAACCGAGGAACCGTATGAGGGAAATCTTCACGTACGGGTCTGTAGGGGGGGCGTCGGGTAACCGATGCTCCTACCTGGAACCCGACCGCCAACAGCGGCGCTTTTTTTTAAACGCTCTCTTCCGCATAAATGTTGTCGTTTGCGGAACGTATTCCCACGCATGTTGGCGGCCGGTGAGTTCATCGTTATATGAGAATAAAAAAATATGATTGATTCTACAACAAAAAAACAGGTAATTGCAGTTCAAAAAGGGAATTTAATTTCTATAAAAATCTATTCTTGGGGAGATCTGCCAATACTTGAGGATTATTTAGAAGATAAACTTCAAATAGAAATTGAATCATTTAAATCAATAAAAGATGAAAACGGGAATGAAATTGGGAGTGAGTTATTTTTTCCAAGCATTCATAGTTTACAGTTAATACAAGAAACTATTAATGAAATTGAATAATCATATAACAAAGCAAATTATCGTGCCAAGATAAATCCGAATCGTTGGGATAAGACACAAGGTCTTTGAAACTCGATATTGTTACCAAGTGGGTGCTCGAAAAACAGTCTGTTTCCTTCATCTCTGCAGGGCTTGCTCTGGCATTGATGTTAAGATAGTCCCATCTGACTAAAGACTAACCAGCAGGTCAGTAGCGAAGTCCACAGGCAAAACCGGTAACGGGAGTCTGAAGCTGGATAGAGCAAGATTGCAGGCTCTGTATTGAGCCCCGAAAAATGTATAGTTGTGGTCATTGGATAATTCGCCTTTGGCGGAGAAAGCCGACGCTTTGGATGCAGCGGAAGGCAGCAGTCCTGAATATGCTAAGGCAAGTATTCAGGACACCACCGGGGTCTTAGACCAGGGCATGTTCTCAGAGGGGTAGCTCGGGAACTTGGGAGATCCGGATGTTTCCTTGGGTAAAAGAACGGTAACAGGATATCCAGCATAAGCGAAATCCCGGCGTTGCATAGGAGAGTCCAGACATGCAACGAGTCTGCTTATGGCAGAAACACAAACATTAAAAGACGGGCGATACAAGGTATCAGGGGAGGATAGCGAAGAGCGAACGAACCTGAGATAAACATTCGGAAGTCTTAGCAGATCATAGTACCGATGATTAAAAATTGAACTATCTTGATCGGAAAGGTGGGGAAGTGATGCCCAAGCGACCCACTGCAGGGAAGGTGAAGCAGGGTATAACGTTTTTTTTGGCAGGAATTATGGGAGATACACAGAGGTCACAAACCATATCAACAAAAAGCCGAGAAATTGCAAGAACGGTCGCTTGCAATTCCAGACCGATAGAATGGGGACAACCACCGGTGTTAACAGGTGGGTCATCCCTTATCAAAATCGAGCTGCTTGCTCAAAATAATCATGAACTGGTATTTACATCAGTAGTCCATCGGATAGACTTTGATTTACTGAAACAATCCTTTCGTAAAATTCGGAAAAGCGAATCTGCAGGAGTGGGCAAGGTTACGGCAAAGGAGTATGCCGAAAATCTTGATCAAAACCTCTATAATCTGTATGAACGACTGCGGAGAGGACAGTACGTTGCGTCTCCTGTAAAGCGTATCTGGATAGACAAGGAAGGAGGGGAAAAGCGTCCAATTGGCTACCTGTACTTGAGGATAAAATTGTCCAGAAAGCAGCAGCAGCCATGACAGTGTCTGCCTTTTTTCAACGCTGGCAAATAGTTTTATTTTCACAGTATTAGCGGAAAAGCATCAAAACTTACGAAGTTGCGCTATTAATGCCTTCTTTATATCTTCATCTAAATTATATCTTCATCTAAATTTTTTAAAAAATTAAGGGCATCTTTCATTAATGCCCAAAAGTAGTTAACACTTTTTTTTAATGTCAGAATCAGTATTTTACCGCAGAGTTCGCTGAGAACGCTGAGATATTACATTAAAAATCAAGTAGTTTTCTCTACGTTTTTTGCGTTCTCGGCGGTAAAATTTAATTTTTTATACAAAATAAATGTAAACTGAGAATGAAGGATGCCAAATTAAGCATGTTAAAAACTTTACAAATTGGTTTAATCTGAAGTACAATACTACTGGTCACTTGTGCCAAAGGCTATACCACATAAATTCAAAAAATGAAAAATTTTGGGAACAAGATGAAAAAGCTGCCAATCGGAATTTCAACATTCAGGGATATCATTGAAGAGGGATATGTTTACATCGACAAGACTTTTTTTGTTAAAAAACTTGTCGATAGTGGAAGATACTATTTTCTATCGCGTCCCCGCAGATTCGGCAAGAGCCTTTTCCTTGACACATTAAAATCTGCTTTTGAAGGAAAAAAGGAATTATTTAAGGGCTTGTACCTTGAAAATCATTGGGACTGGGAAGCAGAGTATCCTGTAATAAAGATAAGCTTTGGCGCCGGTCTCCTGCGGAACAGGACCGAGCTTGATCAAACCTTTAAGGCAATGTTTTCAAGATGGGAAGAAAAATTTGATATTAAATTAGCGGATCTTAATTATAAAGAGAATTTTAAAGAATTAATAGAAAAGCTGTATCATCGTTATAATCAGAAAGTAGTAATTTTAGTTGACGAATACGACAAGCCCATTCTTGATAATATCACAGATCAAAACAAAGCGGAAGAGATGCGGGAAAACCTGAAAAATTTTTATTCCGTGATTAAAGATTCAGATGCTTGTATTAAATTTGTATTTTTAACAGGAGTCTCAAAATTTTCAAAAGTAAGCCTCTTTAGCGGGCTCAATAACCTTGAAGATATAACCCTTAATCGTGATTATTCAATTATTTGCGGTTATACTCAAAATGATCTTGAAAGGGAATTTGCAGACAGGTTGCAGCAGGCTGATTTAAATGAAATAAAAAAGTGGTATAATGGTTACAACTGGCTTGGTGAATCGGTTTATAATCCTTTTGATATCCTTTTGTTTTTGTCTAATAATTGTGAATTCAGGAACTACTGGTTTGAAACAGGCAGTCCTGCTTTTTTAATAAAACTTTTTAAAAAAAATAAGTATTTCATACCTGATCTTGAAAAAGTAGAAGTCTCGGAAAGTCTCCTGGGAAGTTTTGATGTCGATTTTATTGAGCTTGAAACACTTCTTTTTCAAGCCGGATATCTGACCATAAAAAAACAAAAACGGGTTGGGCCCAGGTTAAAATATGAACTTGAATATCCGAATATAGAGGTACAGTATTCTCTCAACGATTATATTCTTGATTATTTGATATCTGATCCGGTCGGCAAATCAAGGCACCAGGATGCGCTTTATTATTCCCTTGAAGCAGGTGATCCTGAAAGGCTGCATTCCGCTATGAAACTTTTGTTTGCAGCTATTCCGTATAATAACTTTTCCAAAAGCAGGATCCATGAATATGAGGGATATTATGCCTCGGTGATCTACAGCTATTTTGCCGCTCTTGGGATTGAACTGATAGCAGAGGATGTGACCAATAAAGGCAGGATCGATTTAACTTTAAAACTCGATGACAAGGTTTATATAATTGAATTCAAGGTAGCGGAAAATTCGGATGATGATAAGGAGAAGGACTTGCCTTTGCAACAGATAAAGAAAAAAGGGTACAGTGAAAAATATACAGACAAACAAAAATCAGTTTATCTGATAGGGATCACCTTTAGCAAAAAAGAGAGAAATGTCAGCTCCTTTGAATGGGAAATGGTGGAATTGAAATGAAAACATTCCTTGATTGTATGCCCTGTTTTTTATCCCAGACATTGCAGGTTGTCAGGATATCTACCGATGATAAAAATATACATTTTCTGGCTTTGAAAAAGGTTATGGAGCAGCTCTCTTCCGTCTCTCTTACGGCCTCTCCGCCGGAGATTTCTCGTGAGGTTTATGAGGCTGTCAGAAAAATTACTTATGTTAACGATCCCTATAAAAAAGCAAAAATGGAGCAGAACAGACTGGCCCTGGCGTTAAGTTCCGAGCTTAAAAACATCATCAAGGAGTCTGACGATCCTCTTTATCTGGCCTTAAAACTTGCCATTGCCGGAAATATCATAGACCTTGGGATTAAAAAGAGGATTGATGATTTAAAGGGAGAAATTTTTAATACTATTAATATTCCCCTGTCCATAAACCATTACCCTGAATTCAAGAAAAAAATTTTGAAAGCTCAAACGCTTCTTTATCTTGGAGATAATGCCGGCGAAATTGTATTTGACAAGATTTTTATAGAAGAGATAAAGAAGATAAAAAATATAAAGGTGACATTTGTTGTCAGGGGCGCCCCGATTATCAATGATGTAACCATGGCGGATGCGGATTTTGTTAAAATGGATGAGGTCGCGGAGGTTGTCTCCAATGGATTCGATGCGCCCGGAACAATTTTGCAAAGATGCGATCCGATAATTTCCGAATTGTTTTCCCGTGCTGATATGGTTATATCCAAGGGACAGGGCAACTATGAATCGCTCAGTGGTCAGGGTAAGGAGATATTTTTTCTCTTAAAGGCGAAGTGTCATGTTGTGGCGCGTGATATAGGGGTAAATGAAGGTGATGCAATCCTGATGGCGCCGTATATTGCCGCCCGGAGTTGCATATCCGTGACTGGTGATCCCCCGGCCATGGAAGAAAAAATTGTTTCAGCTTGCGGGCGCAGTCCCGGCAATACTTTTGAAGCGCCCTGGAATGATGAATTCGGTCTTATAGAAAA of Desulfosarcina sp. BuS5 contains these proteins:
- the thiL gene encoding thiamine-phosphate kinase, whose translation is MKTFLDCMPCFLSQTLQVVRISTDDKNIHFLALKKVMEQLSSVSLTASPPEISREVYEAVRKITYVNDPYKKAKMEQNRLALALSSELKNIIKESDDPLYLALKLAIAGNIIDLGIKKRIDDLKGEIFNTINIPLSINHYPEFKKKILKAQTLLYLGDNAGEIVFDKIFIEEIKKIKNIKVTFVVRGAPIINDVTMADADFVKMDEVAEVVSNGFDAPGTILQRCDPIISELFSRADMVISKGQGNYESLSGQGKEIFFLLKAKCHVVARDIGVNEGDAILMAPYIAARSCISVTGDPPAMEEKIVSACGRSPGNTFEAPWNDEFGLIEKLLQHMPGIPEAGSIIKVPAGDDAALLSQINRPVITTDTQKEGVHFRLSWQTPAEIGSKAVEITLSDLAASYATPVAVFINLALPRYISERMVIDLYQGVKKALEKHNCVLGGGNISAADVFSLDLFAIGEAHAEIFPVRSGAKPGQGLFATGMLGLARAGLEALIKKDAGFEPLVDKFKFPVARFDAAAILLKNGVRTVIDISDGLAGDALHIARASNICIELDVSAVEFDDLLLSFCKKYSLDPVEIFISGGEDYELLFTCTDEIFATIKNDIPSAIMVGRCFPFAGRHLGNLPPGVSSFQHGL
- the ltrA gene encoding group II intron reverse transcriptase/maturase, whose protein sequence is MGDTQMSQTISTKSREIARTVACNSRPIEWGQPPVLTGGSSLIKIELLAQSNPELVFTSVVHRIDFDLLKQSFRKIRKSKSAGVDKVTAKEYAENLDQNLYNLYERLRRGQYVASPVKRIWIDKEGGKKRPIGIPVLEDKIVQKAAAAILNVIFDRNFYNFSHAFRKGRSQHMAIKDLREQCLKQNISWIVSADITGLFDNINHELLKDMIRRRVSDGGMIRLIGKWLNAGVMEEGNLTYSETGTPQGGVISPVLSNIFLHYVLDDWYVKEVIPRMKGRCSIIRWADDFILGFEYEKDALRVMDVLPRRFEQFELSLHPEKTKLIRFSKRISGKGNGTFDFLGFTFYWSKSLKGYMVIKKKTARKRSSRFMKRIWIWCKDNRHKPMAEQYEILCSKLRGFYQYFGVISNYKVLEVVFEYTEKAWRRWLSRRSHKGEVMFEDLRTTYPLPLPRIVHNI
- a CDS encoding putative transposase, producing the protein MQKQLFPDIPKKKNDNTKMIGANLSLVFNRRNKHMITLKNRDIIVKKVDISDKPAKKIFVVDAVELGANKSLLAGALNISRQTIHNYIESKKKFGTEGLLGGYNPKMGKNLEQHRKSTQHKRIQGTKAVILAKERKAKRLENQKKQQELDFEFGEQLVSKDEQPFKSLHDWKFTRFAGIFPYLIVLISTNQWLKLIMGYFGSAYKIFLVFLLMVANNIKSIEQLKNINQKEAGLILGLNKLPPKRDVWQWFYAACNLRFSTSLCKLFFKQQLLGGLVSTCIWFADGHLLPYTGRRKIHLAFNTQRKMMMPGQTNIVTCDESGRIVDFQIQEGKGDLKTHIVELKKKWAKELTEPPIMVFDREGYGAPFFNSLIEDKIPFVTWEKHVDSKKLKELDDDCFNESFEMNNKKYRIFEGEKTFTLEENGKTKTFELRKIYLWNQTSNRRTCCLAWDDGRPITTLQCAQAILNRWGASENTFKHLHDRHPFHYHPGFKTLDSDKQLIANPAIKSIEKEIKTVRKKLDKKHKKNSRTKEVLNKDGSRRENSLKACLESGISQLEAELTKLLNEKKQLPEKVDVSTLEDYNSFKKIDNEGKNLFDFVTASLWNARKDMTDWLLCHYPNENEYVDLFYAITQSHGWIKSEADRVVVRLEPLQQPSRRKAQEQFCKRLNALSAYIPIGKILQIEVGSSPI
- a CDS encoding ATP-binding protein — its product is MKKLPIGISTFRDIIEEGYVYIDKTFFVKKLVDSGRYYFLSRPRRFGKSLFLDTLKSAFEGKKELFKGLYLENHWDWEAEYPVIKISFGAGLLRNRTELDQTFKAMFSRWEEKFDIKLADLNYKENFKELIEKLYHRYNQKVVILVDEYDKPILDNITDQNKAEEMRENLKNFYSVIKDSDACIKFVFLTGVSKFSKVSLFSGLNNLEDITLNRDYSIICGYTQNDLEREFADRLQQADLNEIKKWYNGYNWLGESVYNPFDILLFLSNNCEFRNYWFETGSPAFLIKLFKKNKYFIPDLEKVEVSESLLGSFDVDFIELETLLFQAGYLTIKKQKRVGPRLKYELEYPNIEVQYSLNDYILDYLISDPVGKSRHQDALYYSLEAGDPERLHSAMKLLFAAIPYNNFSKSRIHEYEGYYASVIYSYFAALGIELIAEDVTNKGRIDLTLKLDDKVYIIEFKVAENSDDDKEKDLPLQQIKKKGYSEKYTDKQKSVYLIGITFSKKERNVSSFEWEMVELK